The genomic region CCGCGGTGCTCGGGCTCGGCAACATGGGGCCGGCCGGGGCGAAGCCGGTGATGGAAGGCAAAGCGCTCTTGTTCAAGCGATTCGCCGATGTCGACGCCTTCGACCTCGAGGTCGACGCGACCGATCCGGACGAGATCGTCCGCGTCGCGCGGGCGGTCGCGCCCACGTTCGGCGGCATCAACCTCGAGGATATCAAGGCGCCGGAGTGCTTCGCCGTCGAGGAGCGGCTCAGGGCGCTCGTCGACATTCCCGTGTTTCACGACGACCAGCACGGCACGGCCATCATCACGGCGGCAGGCCTGCTCAACGCGCTTGAACTCACGGGGAAGCGCATCGAAGACGTCCGCACCGTGATCAGCGGCGCGGGCGCGGCGTCGATCGCGTCGGCGGAACTGTTCGTCAAGCTCGGAATGCGCCGCGAGCGCATCCGGCTGGTCGACACCAAAGGCGTCGTCTACGCCGGGCGCGCCGAGGGGATGAACCCCTACAAGCAGCGGTTCGCGGCCGAGACGTCCGCGCGCACGCTCGCCGACGCGCTCAGAGGCGCGGACGTGTTCATGGGGCTGTCGGTCGCCGGGATCGTCTCCCAGGACATGGTCCGGTCGATGGCGGAGCGGCCGATCATCTTCGCCCTCGCCAACCCCGACCCCGAAATCACCGTCGCCGACGCGCGGGCGGCCCGGCCCGACGCGATCGTGGCGAGCGGCCGCTCCGACGACCCGAACCAGGTCAACAACGTGCTGGGGTTCCCGTTCATTTTCCGCGGGGCTCTCGACGTGCGGGCGCGCGCGATCAACGACGAGATGAAGATCGCGGCGGCGCGGGCGCTGGCGGCGCTCGCCAAGGAAGAAGTCCCCGACGTGGTGCTGCGGGCCTACGGGCTCGAGCAGCTGCGCTTCGGGCCGGACTACATCCTCCCCAAGCCGGTCGACCCGCGGGTGCCCCTCTGGGTGGCGCCCGCCGTGGCGGAGGCCGCGATGACGTCCGGGGTCGCGCGCCGAACGGTGGATCTCGCCGCCTACCGTGACGAGCTGAGCCGGCGCCTCACCCGGGGCTGGGAAGTCATGGGCGTCGTCGTGCACAAGGCCCAGGCGTCGCCCCGGCGCGTCGTGTTTTCGGAGGGAGAGGAAGCGAAGGTCATCCGCGCGGCCGCGAATATCGCCCGCGACGGGATCGCGCAGCCGATTCTCCTCGGCCGCGAGGACGTGATCCGCGCCCGGATGAAGGACCTCGGCGTCGCCGCCTCCTTGGAGATCGTCGTGCCCCAGGCCTCCGCGAAGCGCGCGGCGTATGCGGCCGCCTTCTACGAGGCGCGGCGACGCAAGGGGATCACCCTGCGCGAGGCTCTGACCCTCGCCGGGCAACCCAACTACTTCGGCGCGATGATGGTCCAGGCGGGTGACGCGGACGCGTTCGTCGCCGGGCTCACTTATCACTATCCGGACGTAATCCGGCCCGCGCTGCAGGTCATCGGCCCGGCGCGCGGGACCTCGCGGGTCGCCGGTCTGTACCTGCTCGCGCTGAACGGCCGTCCGTATCTCCTGGCAGACCCCACGGTCAACGTCGACCCGACGGCGGAGGACCTGGCCGCCATCGCGATCATGGCCGCGGAGAAGGCGGGCGAGTTCAACATCACGCCGCGCGTGGCGATGCTGTCGTTCTCGAACTTCGGCTCGACGCGCCACCCGCGGTCGGCCAAGGTCGCCGAGGCCACCGCGCTCGTCAGGGCACGGCGGCCCGACCTCATGGTCGACGGGGAGATCATGGCGGACGTCGCCGTCGTGCCCGACCTGCGGCAGGCGGACTATCCGTTCTCGAGCCTCGCCGGCGAGGCGAACGTGCTGATCTTCCCGAGCCTCGAAGCGGCCAACACCGCGTACAAGCTCCTGCAGCACCTCGGCGGCGCGACCGCGGTCGGCCCGATCCTGATGGGCATGGCCAAGCCCGTGCACGTGCTGAGCCGGGGGGCGGAAGTGACCGACATCGTCGACATCGCGGCGGTCGCGGTGGTCGATGCGCAGAACCTCTCACAGCTCTCCGAGTTGACGCGCGCGATGGCGGCCGCCCGCAAAGTTCCGGCGTAGCGCCGGCGCGCGGTTGACGGTGTGACGGAGGAGGAAGGTCGATGAACGACTCGCTGACCATTACCGACAACCGGACCGGGAAAACCTACAGCGTGCCGATCGTCTACGGAACCTACCCGACCTACGGCGCCGCGATCCGCGCCGCGGACCTGCGGCAGATCCGGGCGTCCGCCGACGACTTCGGCCTCATGACCTACGACCCCGGACTGCTGAACACGGCGACCACGAAGAGCAGCGTCACCTTCGTCGACGGCGAACGCGGGATCCTCCGCTACCGCGGCTACCCGATCGAGCAACTCGCCGAGCGATCGACCTATCTGGAAACGGCGTACCTCGTGCTCAACGGCGACCTGCCGACCGCCGCGCAGCTCGACGCGTGGACGGGCGAAGTCACGCAGCACACGATGATCCACGAGTCGATCAAGAAGTTCCTGGACGGGTTCAACTACGACGCGCACCCGATGGGGATGCTGATCGGCACCGTGGGAGCGCTGTCCACCTTCTATCCGGAGGCCGGCCGGATCCAGGATCCGGCGGTGCGGCACAAGCAGATCGTCCGGCTCGTAGCCAAGATGCCGACGCTCGCCGCCTTCGCGTACCGGCACAGCCGCGGCCTGCCCTACGTGTATCCCGACAACGACCTTTCGTACACCGGCAACTTCCTCAACATGCTCTTCAAGACGACGGAGCTCAAGTACGCGCCGAACCCCGTCCTGGAGCGGGCGCTCGACGCCCTGTTCATCCTGCACGCCGACCACGAGCAGAACTGCAGCAGCAGCGCGATGCGCGGCATCGGCAGCTCGCACCCCGATCCGTATTCCGCGCTCGCCGGCGCGGCGGCCGCCCTCTACGGTCCGCTCCACGGCGGGGCGAACGAGCAGGTGCTGAAAATGCTCGCCGAGATCGGGACGAAAGACCGGGTGCCGGAGTACGTCGGGCGGGCGAAGACGGGCGAGATCCGGCTCATGGGCTTCGGCCACCGCGTCTACAAGCACTACGATCCGCGGGCCACGCTCATCAAGAAGGTGGCCGCCGAGGTGTTCACCGTGACCGGGACCAACCCGCTGCTCGACATCGCCCTCGAGCTGGAGCGCATCGCGCTCCAGGACGACTACTTTGTGAGCCGCCACCTCTACCCCAACGTGGATTTTTACTCGGGGATCATCTACCAGGCGATGGGGTTCCCGGTGGAGATGTTCCCGGTGTTGTTCGCCATCCCGCGGACGTCGGGCTGGCTCGCGCAGTGGGAGGAGCAGCTCAAGGATCCCGACCAAAAGATCGTGCGGCCGCGGCAGATCTACGACGGCGCGGACGTACGCGAGTACCCGCGGGCCAACCGGCAGGCCGCGACGCACGCGGCGTGATCTGATCGGAGGCGGGCAAACTCATCGCGCCGTGTCGAGGACATTCGACGCAGGGGCGCGACGAGACCGTGCCCGGGCTGACTCCGGACGGCGCGGCGGCGCGCCCTACACGAGTGCGCTCGTGATCACCACCCGCTTCAGCGTCCCCATCGCGCCGAGAATCTTCCCGGTGCCCAGCGCCACGCTGCTGAGCGGGTCGGCCACGTAGGTCACGGGAAGTCCGGTCTCCTCCCTGAGCAGCACGTCGAACCCGCGGAGCAGCGACGCGCCCCCGGTGAGATGGATGCCTTCCCGCATGATATCGGCCGCCAGTTCCGGCGGCGTGACCTCGAGGGTCATTTTCACCGTGTTGACGATTTCCGCGACCGATTCCGCCATCGCGGCACGAATCTCGGCGCCCGACACGCGCAGCGTTCGCGGCAGGCCGGACACGAGATCGCGGCCGCGCACGTTGATCGAGTCGTCCTCCTTCTGCGGGTACGCGGATCCCACGCGAATCTTGACGTCTTCCGCCATCCGCTCGCCGATGAGCAGATTGTGCGCCTTGCGCATGTACTGCATGATGTCTTCGTCCATTTCATCGCCCGCGACGCGGAGACTGCGGACGGTCACGATGTTGCCGAGGGCGATGACGGCCACCTCGGTCGTGCCCCCGCCGACGTCCACGATCATGCGCCCGAACGGCTCCGAGATCTCGAGCCCGGCCCCAACCGCGGCCGCCAGCGGCTGCTCGATCAGGTACGTCCGCCGTCCCCCCGCCTGAAGACCGGCGCCGATCACGGCGCGCTTCTCCACCGTGGTCGCGCCGCTCGGAATGCCTACCATCACCTGCGGGCGCGCGATTCTCCTCGTCTGGATCCCCTGGCGGATGAAGTACGACAGCATCGTGGCGGTGATATCGAAATCCGCGATCACGCCGTTCCGCAGCGGCCGCGTGGCGATGATCTCGGCGGGCGTCCGGCCGATCATCTTCTTCGCCGCATTGCCCACGGCGAGGATTTCCTTGTGGCCCGCCCGGCGGGCGATCACGGACGGTTCGCGCACCACGATGCCGTCACCCTCGACGTAGACAAGGGTGTTTGCGGTCCCGAGATCGACTCCCACGTCCCGCGTGAAGCGGCCCAACAATCCCGTCAATGACATCCCGGCCGTCTCCCCTTTATGGCGCCGAGCAAGGGCGCACCCGCGGCGTCACCGGTGGTCCTGCGGAACGAGAACAACCTTGCCAAAATTGGCCCGATCGGCGAGCCGCTGGTGGGCGCCCTTGACCTCCGTCATCGGGAAGCGGCTGTCGATGACCGGCTGCAGCCGCCCGCTGGCCGCGAGCCGGATCAGATGGCGCAGATCGTGCGACGCTCCGCCCTCGTAGAACGACAGCGTATTGCGGTTCCGGTGCAGGTTCCCGAGGGGCACCCGAACCGACTGCCCGCCGAACGCCCCGCAGCTCACGAGACGGCCGCCGCGGTTCAGGACGCCCAGGCTCTCCGGTCCCGCGAACTTTCCCGTCGTGTCAAACACAACGTCGACGCCCTTCCCCTCGGTCAGCGACAGGACCTGGTTCGCCCAGCCGTCCTGGGAGTAATTGACGCCGGCCTCCGCCCCAAGCGCGCGGGCGCGTTCGAGCTTCCAGTCGCTGCCCGCGGCCGCGATCACGCGCGCGCCCTGAAGCCGAGCAATCTGGCACGCCGCCGCCCCGACGCCGCCGCCGGCCGCCATCACCAGGATCGAGTCTGTGGCGGCGACGGGCGCCTTGGTGACGAGCCCGTGCCACGCCGTAGTGTACGACAGTGACAGCGCCGCGGCGGTCTCCGCGGAAACGGACATGGGGATCGGGATGACATTCTGTGCGGGGACCTTGACGTATTCGGCGTAGCCGCCCCACAGGTGGACCCCGACGACGCGGTACCGGCGGCAGTAGTTTTCCCCGCTCCCGCGACGGCAGAAGTCGCATTCCCCGCACCGCAGCAGCGGATACGTGACGACCCGCTGCCCCAACGGGATACCGATGACGCCCGGCCCGACGGCGACGACCTCGCCGGCCGGATCGGCGCCCAGGACGTGGGGAAAGGTCGGCGTGCCCATCGCCCGGCGGCTCGCGCGCACCAGGAGATCGGGCACCCGGTTCACGGAACACGCGAGCACCTTTACCAGTATCTCATCGGGGCCGGGGACCGGCGTGGGTACTTCTTCGAGACGCAAGACGTCGACACCGCCGTGCCGGCGGACGGTCACCGCGCGCATCCGAGAATCTCGCAACGCGGTGCTTGGCGACTGCGAACGAACGGAACTCAGCAACCCGAACGCGACCCGAAGCTACGATGACCCGCGTTCGCGACTGTTCAGGGTCCGGCGACGCACCTCAACCCACAGTGGGCCCATGTCTCCCACGCTCCCGATCCCCCGTGGGTTACATGGTTTGACACGAACAGCGCAAACCTTTCTTTCAAGTACCGTTCACCGCCCGAGTCGGACGGAGGTGGGAGGAACGACACGTTACACGTTTCCCATCCGTATGATTGACGGCGACAACGCAGAGAGAGGAACGGCGCAGGTGTCGCTTCCCTTGTTGAGTAATTCTAGCCCCATACCGCAGCGTCTAGACGGCCGTTGATCATCGGACCTTCCCTGTGGAGGTGCTCACGTTGGTGCCAGTCGGACGTCGCCTGAGGGCCTCGCTGTTCCTTGCCGCGGTCATGACGCTCCCGCTCGCGCTCGGTGGTGTCGCCAGATCCGCGGACACCGGTCCGATCAAGTTGGGGCTCCTGGTGCCGAAGACCGGCAACTTCGCGCCGAACGGCAATGATGAACTGCTCGGGTGGAATTTCGCGCTCAAAGACCTGGGCGACACCGTCCACGGCCGGAAGATTCAGACCATCGCCATCGACGACGCCGGCGATCCGACCCAAGGGTTGAACGCGGTACGGCAGCTGGTCGAGAACGACCGGGTGGTCGGGCTGTTCGGCCCGACGACGTCCAACGAAGCGCTGGCCATCCGCGGGTACGTCGCGGCCTCCGGCATCCCGATGATCATGGTCGCCTCCGCCGACACGTTGGCGACGTCCGCACGCGCGAAGAACATCCTGCTCGGGTCCTACGCCTCCGACACGCCGGCGATGATGCTCGGCAAGTGGGCCGCCGACCACCTCCACCTCAAGCGGGTGACCACGCTCGCGCTGGACTTCTCGTACGGCTGGGACACCGTGGGCGGATTTGTGGTGGCCTTGAAGAAGGGCGGCGGCGGGATCGAAAAGCAGATCTGGGCGCCGATAACGACCGCGGACTGGAGCCCCTACATCACGCAGATTCCGTCGGACAGCGACGGCCTCTTCGTCCTCACCGCCGGCGCGGCGTCGGTGAAGGTCGCCGCGGCGTTTCGCCAATTCGGCCTCCTCGGCAAGATCGCCCTGTTGAGCACTTCGACGTTCAACGACTACACCGTGCTGCAGCAGGAAGACCAAGACGTCGCCAAGGCCGCGATGGTCGCAGGCGCGTACATGGATGGACTCGACAATCCCGAGAACCGCCGCATGGCCGCGGCGTACAAGGCGGCCACAGGCAAATACCCGGGGGCGTACGCCGAGATCGGGTACACGGCTGCGAAGAGCTATATCCTTGCGCTCCGCAAAATCGACGGTGACACGACGGACCGCCGGGCGTGGCTCGACGCCGTCGTCGGCGCGCAGTTCCAGGCGCCGCGCGGGCCGGTGAGGTGGGACCCCGGCACGAACGCGCCGATCGAGAATTTCTACGTCGGCAAGCTCCAAACCGTAAACGGCGAGCTGCGCCAGGTGCCGACCGTGACGTACCGGAACGTGATGCCGTGGGGGATTTTGTCCAAGGACGTCTGGGAGAAGATCGCCTGCTGCTACACGAGGCAGAGCCCGTAGGCGGGGGCTAAACTCCGAGAAACTGCTGGCGCACCTGCGGGGCGGCTTCGAGCGCGCCGGCCGTCCCGTTCCAAACGATCAGTCCGTTCGCGAGCACATACACGTGGTCGGCGAGGCTGACGCCGAGCCCGTAGTTCTGCTCGACGAGCAGGATCGAGAGGCCGCGGTCCCGGAGATCCCGGATCAATTCTTCCATCCGGTCCACGATGACCGGCGCCAGGCCTTCGCTGGGCTCGTCCATCAGCAGCAGGCGGGGATTGGTCATCAGCGCCCGTCCGATTGCCAGCATCTGCTGCTCCCCTCCCGATAGGTGGCCGCCCCGGTTGTGCCGGCGCTCTTTCAGGTGGGGAAAGATCTCATACAGCTCGTCGATCGTCCAGCCGCGGCCGCCCCTCCGCGCCGGCTGGGTGCCCAACGACAGGTTCTCCTCGACGGTCAGCGACGGGAAGATCCAGCGGCCCTGCGGCACGAGCGCGAGGCCGCGCCGGGCGATGGCATAGGGAGGCAGTCCGGTCAGGTTCCCGACGTCCCAGGCGATGCGGCCGGAGCGCGGCGGCGTGAGGCCCATGATGCTCCGGATGAGCGTGGTTTTCCCCATCCCGTTGCGGCCCAGCAGCGTCACGCACGCCGCGGCGGGAACGCGCAGGCTGACGCCCTGCAGCACGTGGCTGTCGCCGCGGTACGTGTGAATGTCGTCGACCTCAAGCATCGGTGACCCGCCTGCCGAGGTACAGCGCGCGCACGCGCTCGTCCTGGCGGATCCGACTCGTCGGCCCGTCCGCCACGACCCTGCCCAGGTGCAGGACCGTGACGCGCGAGACGACGTCCCGGACCATGTCCATATCGTGTTCGATCATCACCACGGTGAGGTCCGCGGGCAGCTCTTGAATCAGGCGCGTCATCGTGAGCCGCTCCCCGGGCGATAGGCCCGCGCCCGGCTCGTCGAGGAGCAGCACCCGCGGCCTCAGCGTGACGGCGAGGGCCACATCGAGCTGGCGCTGCTCCCCGTGGGAGAGGTCCGCCGCACGCCGCTGCAGGCGGTGCGACAGCTGGAACCGCTCCGCCACCTGTTCCAGCATCTCGCGGTTCCCCCGGTAGCCGGTCCACCGGCGAAACAGGGCAAACTTGTGCGGACTCAATCCGAGCGTGGCCAGCGTCAGATTTTCCAGCACCGTCAGCGCCCCGAAGGTGCGCGTGATCTGGTAGGTCCGGCCCAGCCCCAGGGCCACCCGACGCGGCTGCGGGGTGTGCGTGACGTCCGTCCCAAACAGCGTGATGCTCCCCGATGTCGGGCGCAGCTCGCCCGTCAGGAGATTGAACAGCGTCGTCTTGCCGGCCCCGTTGGGGCCGATGATTCCGTGGCGCGCCCCTTCGGCGACGCTGAGGTCGACGTCGCGCACCGCCCCCACGGCGCCGAAATAATACGAGAGCCCCGATAACCAAAGAGCCACGGGCTCTCCGCGATGCGCCCCGTTCATCCGTTCCCCGTCCAGGGCCGGCCGGCCGGCGATGCGACCAACCCGCCCGGTTCCGCGGGCTGCGGGGGGGCGCCGACGAATCGCGACAGCAGGAGGCGAACCGCGTCGTAGACGCCGCGGCGCGCGAAAAGTACCGTCAGCACGAAGATGATCCCCAGCAGGGTCACCCAGCGGGTGATGAAGATGCTCACGTACTGCTGGGTCAATACGACGATCACAGCCCCGATCAGCGGCCCCCATAAAGTCCCCAGACCTCCGACCACGGACATCAACACGGCGATGCCGTTGTGCTGGAAGTCGATCGTGGTCGGGCTGACGTAGAGATTGAAGAACGCGAAGAGGACGCCCGCGACCCCGGCAAACAGCGACGCGATGAGAAACGCGAGGTACTTGTGAAGGCCGACGGCGAAGCCGAGCGCGCTCATCCGCTCCTCGTTCTCGCGGATCCCCTTCAAGACCAGACCGAACGGCGAGTTGACGATCAGCCAGAGCAGGACTGCGCAGACGATGAACGCGGCCACGGCGAAATAGTAGTACGAGCCGGCGTCGGTCAGGTTGAGCGGCCCGATGGCCGGACGGCCCGCGACGGGGAGCCCGTTGTCTCCTCCCAACACCGAGGTCCACCGGTACGCCAGCCCCCACACGACCTGTCCGAGCGCCAGCGTGAGCATGACAAACGTGAGCTGCCGCACCCGTACCACGAGAAAGCCGAACACGGCCGCGACCGCCAACGTGATCCCCAGCGCAAACGGAATCGCCGGCGCCGCCGCCATCCCGTGCCCGGTGCCGTAGGCGATCGAATAGGCGGCGATGCCGAGGAACGAGGCGTGGCCGAGGGAGACGAGGCCGGTGTAGCCCGCGAGGAGATCGAGGCTCATCGCGAGCAGGCCGAAGATCAGAATGGACAGCACGATCGAAATGTAAAAGGTCGAACCGGCGTGAGGGATGAGCAGCGCGGCGCCGACGCACGCCCCGGCGAGTGCGATCTGCCAGACCGGCCCGGGCGGCGGGATCCGGCGGGGAGCGCGCCGCCGCCGGGGAACCGCGTGGGCGGCGCGCTTCCGCGCGACGCCGTCACCGCCGGCGCCGGCGCGCGCGGTGCCGCCGCCGGCCATCGCCAACCCGAACAGGCCCTGCGGCCGCCACAAGAGGACGACGATCATGGGGAGGAACAACGAGAAGTACGCCATCTCGGGGAAATAGGCGTTGCCGTAGGTCGTCAGCAGCCCCACGATGAGACTGCCGGCCGCGGCCCCCCAAAACGTGCCGATGCCGCCGACGATGATGACCACGACGGCAAGTGTCAAAATGTCGGAGTCGCCGCCGGGATACAGCGTGAGCAGGTTCCCGCCCAAGACGCCCGCCAGACCCGCGAGCAGCGCGCCCAGCGTGAACACCAGCGTGAAGACGGCGTTGATGTTGATCCCCAGCGCCGCGGTCATCTCACGGTTGTCGACGCCGGCGCGAATCATAGCGCCGACCCGCGTCCGGTTCAGCAGATAGTAGAGCAGCGCGGCGACGACGATCGCGACGCCGAGGAGGAGCAGCCGGTTCGCCGGGTAC from bacterium harbors:
- a CDS encoding ABC transporter ATP-binding protein; the protein is MLEVDDIHTYRGDSHVLQGVSLRVPAAACVTLLGRNGMGKTTLIRSIMGLTPPRSGRIAWDVGNLTGLPPYAIARRGLALVPQGRWIFPSLTVEENLSLGTQPARRGGRGWTIDELYEIFPHLKERRHNRGGHLSGGEQQMLAIGRALMTNPRLLLMDEPSEGLAPVIVDRMEELIRDLRDRGLSILLVEQNYGLGVSLADHVYVLANGLIVWNGTAGALEAAPQVRQQFLGV
- a CDS encoding ABC transporter permease; this encodes MHGLLIQTLNGVTFAGLLFLLASGFTLVFGLMRIVNMAHGSTYLAGGYVGYSVLAVTHSFVAALVVGSLAMAMFGVVLERGLLIRIRGLVMSELLLTMGVAFIVGDLSLAVWGGNPLVIHLPAAFRNPVHVATLTYPANRLLLLGVAIVVAALLYYLLNRTRVGAMIRAGVDNREMTAALGININAVFTLVFTLGALLAGLAGVLGGNLLTLYPGGDSDILTLAVVVIIVGGIGTFWGAAAGSLIVGLLTTYGNAYFPEMAYFSLFLPMIVVLLWRPQGLFGLAMAGGGTARAGAGGDGVARKRAAHAVPRRRRAPRRIPPPGPVWQIALAGACVGAALLIPHAGSTFYISIVLSILIFGLLAMSLDLLAGYTGLVSLGHASFLGIAAYSIAYGTGHGMAAAPAIPFALGITLAVAAVFGFLVVRVRQLTFVMLTLALGQVVWGLAYRWTSVLGGDNGLPVAGRPAIGPLNLTDAGSYYYFAVAAFIVCAVLLWLIVNSPFGLVLKGIRENEERMSALGFAVGLHKYLAFLIASLFAGVAGVLFAFFNLYVSPTTIDFQHNGIAVLMSVVGGLGTLWGPLIGAVIVVLTQQYVSIFITRWVTLLGIIFVLTVLFARRGVYDAVRLLLSRFVGAPPQPAEPGGLVASPAGRPWTGNG
- a CDS encoding zinc-binding dehydrogenase, with translation MTVRRHGGVDVLRLEEVPTPVPGPDEILVKVLACSVNRVPDLLVRASRRAMGTPTFPHVLGADPAGEVVAVGPGVIGIPLGQRVVTYPLLRCGECDFCRRGSGENYCRRYRVVGVHLWGGYAEYVKVPAQNVIPIPMSVSAETAAALSLSYTTAWHGLVTKAPVAATDSILVMAAGGGVGAAACQIARLQGARVIAAAGSDWKLERARALGAEAGVNYSQDGWANQVLSLTEGKGVDVVFDTTGKFAGPESLGVLNRGGRLVSCGAFGGQSVRVPLGNLHRNRNTLSFYEGGASHDLRHLIRLAASGRLQPVIDSRFPMTEVKGAHQRLADRANFGKVVLVPQDHR
- a CDS encoding citrate synthase, which codes for MNDSLTITDNRTGKTYSVPIVYGTYPTYGAAIRAADLRQIRASADDFGLMTYDPGLLNTATTKSSVTFVDGERGILRYRGYPIEQLAERSTYLETAYLVLNGDLPTAAQLDAWTGEVTQHTMIHESIKKFLDGFNYDAHPMGMLIGTVGALSTFYPEAGRIQDPAVRHKQIVRLVAKMPTLAAFAYRHSRGLPYVYPDNDLSYTGNFLNMLFKTTELKYAPNPVLERALDALFILHADHEQNCSSSAMRGIGSSHPDPYSALAGAAAALYGPLHGGANEQVLKMLAEIGTKDRVPEYVGRAKTGEIRLMGFGHRVYKHYDPRATLIKKVAAEVFTVTGTNPLLDIALELERIALQDDYFVSRHLYPNVDFYSGIIYQAMGFPVEMFPVLFAIPRTSGWLAQWEEQLKDPDQKIVRPRQIYDGADVREYPRANRQAATHAA
- a CDS encoding ABC transporter substrate-binding protein; this translates as MPVGRRLRASLFLAAVMTLPLALGGVARSADTGPIKLGLLVPKTGNFAPNGNDELLGWNFALKDLGDTVHGRKIQTIAIDDAGDPTQGLNAVRQLVENDRVVGLFGPTTSNEALAIRGYVAASGIPMIMVASADTLATSARAKNILLGSYASDTPAMMLGKWAADHLHLKRVTTLALDFSYGWDTVGGFVVALKKGGGGIEKQIWAPITTADWSPYITQIPSDSDGLFVLTAGAASVKVAAAFRQFGLLGKIALLSTSTFNDYTVLQQEDQDVAKAAMVAGAYMDGLDNPENRRMAAAYKAATGKYPGAYAEIGYTAAKSYILALRKIDGDTTDRRAWLDAVVGAQFQAPRGPVRWDPGTNAPIENFYVGKLQTVNGELRQVPTVTYRNVMPWGILSKDVWEKIACCYTRQSP
- a CDS encoding NADP-dependent malic enzyme; amino-acid sequence: MPVLREDALEYHRKGRAGKIAIAITKPCATQLDLSLAYTPGVAEPVRDIHADPPAAYDYTNKGNLVAVISNGTAVLGLGNMGPAGAKPVMEGKALLFKRFADVDAFDLEVDATDPDEIVRVARAVAPTFGGINLEDIKAPECFAVEERLRALVDIPVFHDDQHGTAIITAAGLLNALELTGKRIEDVRTVISGAGAASIASAELFVKLGMRRERIRLVDTKGVVYAGRAEGMNPYKQRFAAETSARTLADALRGADVFMGLSVAGIVSQDMVRSMAERPIIFALANPDPEITVADARAARPDAIVASGRSDDPNQVNNVLGFPFIFRGALDVRARAINDEMKIAAARALAALAKEEVPDVVLRAYGLEQLRFGPDYILPKPVDPRVPLWVAPAVAEAAMTSGVARRTVDLAAYRDELSRRLTRGWEVMGVVVHKAQASPRRVVFSEGEEAKVIRAAANIARDGIAQPILLGREDVIRARMKDLGVAASLEIVVPQASAKRAAYAAAFYEARRRKGITLREALTLAGQPNYFGAMMVQAGDADAFVAGLTYHYPDVIRPALQVIGPARGTSRVAGLYLLALNGRPYLLADPTVNVDPTAEDLAAIAIMAAEKAGEFNITPRVAMLSFSNFGSTRHPRSAKVAEATALVRARRPDLMVDGEIMADVAVVPDLRQADYPFSSLAGEANVLIFPSLEAANTAYKLLQHLGGATAVGPILMGMAKPVHVLSRGAEVTDIVDIAAVAVVDAQNLSQLSELTRAMAAARKVPA
- a CDS encoding ABC transporter ATP-binding protein — its product is MALWLSGLSYYFGAVGAVRDVDLSVAEGARHGIIGPNGAGKTTLFNLLTGELRPTSGSITLFGTDVTHTPQPRRVALGLGRTYQITRTFGALTVLENLTLATLGLSPHKFALFRRWTGYRGNREMLEQVAERFQLSHRLQRRAADLSHGEQRQLDVALAVTLRPRVLLLDEPGAGLSPGERLTMTRLIQELPADLTVVMIEHDMDMVRDVVSRVTVLHLGRVVADGPTSRIRQDERVRALYLGRRVTDA
- a CDS encoding rod shape-determining protein: MSLTGLLGRFTRDVGVDLGTANTLVYVEGDGIVVREPSVIARRAGHKEILAVGNAAKKMIGRTPAEIIATRPLRNGVIADFDITATMLSYFIRQGIQTRRIARPQVMVGIPSGATTVEKRAVIGAGLQAGGRRTYLIEQPLAAAVGAGLEISEPFGRMIVDVGGGTTEVAVIALGNIVTVRSLRVAGDEMDEDIMQYMRKAHNLLIGERMAEDVKIRVGSAYPQKEDDSINVRGRDLVSGLPRTLRVSGAEIRAAMAESVAEIVNTVKMTLEVTPPELAADIMREGIHLTGGASLLRGFDVLLREETGLPVTYVADPLSSVALGTGKILGAMGTLKRVVITSALV